The segment AACATGATCCGTCGTCACCAGAAGCAGTCCCAGTCCCAAGAGGGCGGGATCATCACCAAGGAAGCGCCGATCCAGCTGTCGAACATCGCGCTGGCCGACCCCAAGGATGGCAAGCCGACCCGCGTCGGCTTCATCTTCCAGAAGGACGGCAAGAAGGTGCGCGTCGCCAAGCGCTCGGGAGAAGTCATCAATGGCTAAGGCTCAAACCAAGCAGGCGACTGCCCAGAACACGCCGCGCCTCAAGCAGGTCTACAACGAGACCATCCGCAAGGCGCTGCAGGAGCAGTTCGGCTACGAGAACGAGATGCAGGTTCCGCGCATCGACAAGATCGTGCTGAACATGGGCGTCGGCGAGGCGACCGGCGATTCGAAGAAGCCTTCGATCGCCGCGGAAGATCTTGCACTGATCGCCGGCCAGAAGGCCGTCGTCACCCATGCGCGCAACTCGATCGCCGGCTTCAAGGTCCGCGAAAAGATGCCGATCGGCGCCAAGGTCACGCTGCGCAAGGAACGCATGTACGAGTTCCTCGACCGCCTGGTGAACATTGCGCTGCCGCGCGTCCGCGACTTCCGCGGACTCAATCCGAAGAGCTTCGATGGCCGTGGCAACTATGCCATGGGCATCAAGGAACACATCGTGTTCCCGGAGATCAACTACGACAAGGTTGATCAGATCTGGGGCATGGACGTCATCGTTTGTACGACTGCGAAGACGGACGACGAAGCCAGGGCATTGCTCAAGGCCTTCAACTTCCCCTTCCGCCAGTAACGGCAGCGAGAAAAGGAAAAATCTGAAATGGCAAAGACCAGCTCAGTCGAGAAGAACAACAGGCGCCGCAAGCTTGTGGACCAGTACGCTGCCAAGCGTAAGGTGCTCAAGGCGATCATCATGGATCAGTCCAAGCCGATGGAAGAGCGCTTCCGCGCTCAGCTGAA is part of the Mesorhizobium sp. L-2-11 genome and harbors:
- the rplE gene encoding 50S ribosomal protein L5, translated to MAKAQTKQATAQNTPRLKQVYNETIRKALQEQFGYENEMQVPRIDKIVLNMGVGEATGDSKKPSIAAEDLALIAGQKAVVTHARNSIAGFKVREKMPIGAKVTLRKERMYEFLDRLVNIALPRVRDFRGLNPKSFDGRGNYAMGIKEHIVFPEINYDKVDQIWGMDVIVCTTAKTDDEARALLKAFNFPFRQ
- the rplX gene encoding 50S ribosomal protein L24, producing the protein MQKIRKGDKVVVLAGKDKGRSGEVLSVQPKEDTALVRGVNMIRRHQKQSQSQEGGIITKEAPIQLSNIALADPKDGKPTRVGFIFQKDGKKVRVAKRSGEVING